Proteins found in one Macaca nemestrina isolate mMacNem1 chromosome 4, mMacNem.hap1, whole genome shotgun sequence genomic segment:
- the LOC105471238 gene encoding putative trypsin-6 codes for MGEVVEKKTCWQQLTLQTRVNTRQERLTPSHIEVRLGEHNIEVLEGNEQFINATKIIRHPKYNGNTLNNDIMLIKLSTPAVINDYVSTISLPNAPPAAGTECLISGWGNTLSSGADYPDELQCLDAPVLTQARCKLSYPFRITSNMFCVGFLEGGKDSCQGDSGGPVVCNGQLQGIVSWGYGCALKRRPGVYTKVYNYVDWIKDTIAANS; via the exons ATGGGAGAGGTGGTGGAGAAGAAAACTTGCTGGCAGCAGCTGACTCTGCAGACCAGAGTGAACACAAGACAGGAACGTCTCACACCAAG CCACATCGAGGTGAGACTGGGAGAGCACAACATCGAAGTCCTGGAGGGGAATGAGCAGTTCATCAATGCAACCAAGATCATCCGCCACCCCAAATACAACGGGAATACTCTGAACAATGACATCATGCTGATCAAGCTCTCCACGCCTGCCGTCATCAATGACTATGTGTCCACCATCTCTCTGCCCAACGCCCCTCCAGCTGCTGGCACCGAGTGCCTCATCTCCGGTTGGGGCAACACTCTGAGCTCTGGCG CTGACTACCCAGATGAGCTGCAGTGCCTGGACGCTCCTGTGCTGACCCAGGCTAGGTGTAAACTCTCCTACCCTTTCCGGATTACCAGCAACATGTTCTGTGTGGGCTTCCTTGAAGGAGGCAAGGATTCCTGCCAG GGTGACTCTGGTGGCCCTGTGGTCTGCAATGGACAGCTCCAAGGTATTGTCTCCTGGGGCTATGGCTGTGCCCTGAAGAGGAGGCCTGGAGTCTACACCAAGGTCTACAACTATGTGGACTGGATTAAGGACACCATAGCTGCCAACAGCTAA